The Cyclobacteriaceae bacterium DNA segment GGAGGAGAACAGCCACTAGATTCTATTAGATATCCAACTAAAATACTTTCACTGAAGTCTATTTGTGGTTGAGAGTCGGAGTTGCAATTAGGAAATGGTGATTTCCTCTTAAGTATATCTTTATATTCGTTATTTGTCGTTATTATGATTTCCTTTTCAAATGAATTTAAATCAAGGCACGTAATATTTACCTCTGTAAAATCAACATCTTGTTGTTGACCACCCGAAAACGCGGAAATGAGAATGGAAATTACCAGGTAAAATTTTGTCATAGTTTTGTCGGTCGTTATTTTTTCACCTGAACGTCTTATTGGAAGGTCAGAATCTGTATCCGACTATAAGATAGAAGTTCCTTCGTTTGCTATTGAGTGTGGAGTAGGGTGATATTCCATTTCCTTGTTCATACCGGGTTTCGAAGGAAAATTTATTACGTTTTACACCTAACCCAAATAGAAAGCCCTGTTCATATTTGCGGATTTCTTCGAGTGCTGGATTTTTGGTAACAGTTTCAACATCGTGAAATATTGTGCTTGTAATGCGTTCGTTTTTCTCTTCATGAATCATGTACCCATTTGTTACTCCAAGATTTGTATAGATTGCCACGCTTTCAGTTGAGTAGAAGCGGTAGCGAACCATATTGCTTAATTTCAGGTAAGTATGACTGAAAGTTATATCGCTCTCTACGTATAGATTTGGATTTTCTTGCGCGGCATACTTCCCGGTTATGGAATAAGGTGTAAAACTAAGTTCATTGTTTATAGACCACTTACCCAAATTTTTACTCAAAATTATATCTATGAACAAACCTGCTGTGAAATTGGGAGACAATTCATAATCAGCTTGACGAATTTGGTCATGTCCTTGTCCGCTAAAGTTGAATGTACTCAGTGAGAGTCCGGCCAAGGCGCCAACCTCAACTTTGATTTTTTGTTGCCCTTGTTGGTGATTGCTTTCCATGCCAATGCATTTGTAATACAATTCGAAGAGATTCAACAGACTTCTCTGGCTATAGGTTGAAGTGTTTATTTTGGGTTGAATGGTTGAGCAATTTCCAAGATAGAGCGTTAGTTGGCCGATGTACTTTTTGTTTTCATTTATAAGCGTTTTTCCCTCTTCGCCAAGGATGTATTTTTTATAAATGAGCAACTCAAATGCTGTATTTTCTCGTATATAAAAATTGCTATTCTCTACATCATTTTTATAGTGGTAAAGACTTACCGGCCCTTCAATCAGCACTTGAAGAAACACAGTATCCGTTCTTGTAGTTGGTGTGGATCCTCTTTGCAGAAGATTAATTTTGGAGGGACTTATTTCCGACTCTACAATGGCGCCAATGTATGCTTCATTATTGACTTCAAAGCGTGAAATTTGAAGCGGGCTGTAAATTACCTCACTTGAGGATTCTTCCTTTTTGAACCTGATTTCTACAGGATTCTTCTCCCAATTTCTAAAATCAATATACCCGGCAATCGTATCATTTTGGGTGGTGATGATTTTTCCTGGTAGATAATTTTTTTGAGCGTAGGAAAATGCGGAAAGGAAGAGCCCGCACACAAGGGCAAAGGTTTTTGGTAATCTAATGGGGGACATAAAGAAATATATATCGACAAATTTAAGTGATGTATTGCAATTTTTAAACTGGATGTTTGGAAACTTGGTATTAATGTCCTCTGCTTCTCAGTTTTGTTGGTGAACCCGAACGCACGCCCACTGCGCAACACCAACAAAGGCTAGAGAGCGGATTAGGTGAATTCGTGTGAGTTAATGGTTTTTATACACCTATCTGTGAACATCCACTAAGGTATTCCTAACTTTCTTAAAATCTGTAACCAAGGCGTAAGTGTAATCTCTAGTTCAAACTTCTCTCTTTGTAAGTCTTCAAGTTTCTTATCCATCTCTAATTTATTTTTAAGCGGGCTGCTAATACAAGTTCTTGTTCGTTGAAAATATTAATCAATAAATATCCACTCAGGATTATTCACCCCCCAATAGTCGCCATTGATTCCGTTACCGGTTGGTGTTTGCTGCGTTGATGTTCCGCTTCAAAGCCGTCTTTCGGGCGGTGGTTAAATGCATTCAGTAAATGTTGTTTGAGTAGCGCATCATCAGCCTTGTTGCGCATCAGGTCACGGATGTTCAGTACGCCATCGTCATACAGACAAGTTTTGAGTGTTCCTTGTGCGGTTAAGCGTATCCGGTTGCAGGTGCCGCAAAAGGTGCGACTAAAGGCGGCAATGATGCCTATGTTTCCGGCATAGCCCGGCACCTGGTATTGGTAGGCTGTGGTGTGCTCGGGGTCGGTAATTTTTTGCAGGGCAGGGTAGTGCTGCTTCAGGTGTTCCAGTATTTTTTTATACGTCCAGGTTAAGTGTGCATAGTGTTGCCCTTCGCCATTAAACGGCATCTCTTCAATAAACCGTACCGAAACGTTTTGATTTTTTGTCAACTCCACCATGGGAAGGAGGTCGTCAATGTTTTTGTTCTCCATGACCACGGCATTAATTTTTACCGGTATGTTGTGGTGTAGCAGTTGTTCGTAGGTGCTCCACACGCGGTCAAATTCATCTCTTCGTGTAATGATTTTGAAGCGCTCCTTATCCAAGGTATCCAAACTCAGGTTTACGGAGGCAATGCCAAGTGCTTTCAGTTCGGGTATGTGCGGTTCGGTGAGCACACCGTTGGTGGTGAGGTGAACATCGTTGATGCCGGGTATGTCTGTAATCTTCCGGATCAACTTCATCAGGTCGGTGCGCACAAAGGGTTCGCCACCGGTAAGGCGTACTTTGGTAATGCCCATGGAGGCCATCAGGCGTACCAGGCGTTCCATTTCTTCAAAGGTGAGCAGTGCTTTTTTGGGCAGGTAGGTAATGCCCTCTTCGGGCATGCAGTAAAAGCAGCGCAGGTTGCACCGATCGGTAACGGCCAGGCGCAGGTAATTGATTTTGCGGCCGTGGTTATCGTATAAGGTGGCGGTGCTCATGGTGGAAAGTTAGGAAATTGAGCGCGGAGAAGCTAAACCCCCTCATTGTAATAGCTTGACTCGGGCTCCTCTGTGTGCTCTGCGCATCCTCTGTGGCTCTCTGCGGTAAAAATTCTAACCGCAGAGTAACGCTGAGAATTCGCGGAGGGCCGCAGAGTAATGAGCTCCTCCGTCCTTCGGACACCTCCTCCTGCAAGGGTGAGGAATGGAGCAGGTGTGAATTTATTTGTTTTATTTGTACCTCATGAAATGCACTGTAAAAACCTTTGGCATAACCCGTGATATAACCGGGACGCGTGAAGTGGAACTGGAGGTGGCTGAAGGCACAACCGTTCACGAATTCAAACAAGCTTTGTTTAAGCAATATCCCAGATTGGCCACGCTCACTTCTTTGTTTATTGCGGTAAACCATGCCTATGCCGAGGATGGTCAGGTGTTGGCGGTTGGTGACGAAATTGCACTCATTCCGCCCGTTGCAGGGGGGTAATTATCCTTTGCGAAATTCTCCTTGCTTTTTGAGGGGCAAAGTTTTACTTTCAATCACCCTTCTGGTTTTCTCATTACATAACAAAACCACTAAACGCATGATCAAAATCACACCAAAGCCCATCGACATTCAAAAAGTGATTGACACCGCCTCCAGCCTGGGTGCCGGAGCCGTGAATGTCTTTATCGGAACTGTTCGCAACACGGCCCACGGTAAAAATGTACTCTGGCTGGAATATGAAGCCTATGAAGCCATGGCCGTTGCGGAAATCCGAAAGATCATTGACGAAGCCTCTCATCGATGGCCGTTACTGGGATGGGCAGTAAGTCATCGCATCGGTACGTTAAAGCCCGGTGAAGTGTCAGTAGCCATTGCGGTATCGTCTCCGCATCGCAAAGACTCCTTTGAAGCATGCCAATTTATTATCGACAAGCTAAAGGAAAAAGCACCCATCTGGAAGAAAGAAATCTTTCAGGACGGTGAAGAGTGGATCTCCGCTCAGCCTAATGTGGCCAGTGTTTACAACTGACTCACCAACAGGATACCAGCGGTAACCATACCAATAGCCATGACCATACCCATAATAAAAATTATGGCC contains these protein-coding regions:
- the moaA gene encoding GTP 3',8-cyclase MoaA; protein product: MSTATLYDNHGRKINYLRLAVTDRCNLRCFYCMPEEGITYLPKKALLTFEEMERLVRLMASMGITKVRLTGGEPFVRTDLMKLIRKITDIPGINDVHLTTNGVLTEPHIPELKALGIASVNLSLDTLDKERFKIITRRDEFDRVWSTYEQLLHHNIPVKINAVVMENKNIDDLLPMVELTKNQNVSVRFIEEMPFNGEGQHYAHLTWTYKKILEHLKQHYPALQKITDPEHTTAYQYQVPGYAGNIGIIAAFSRTFCGTCNRIRLTAQGTLKTCLYDDGVLNIRDLMRNKADDALLKQHLLNAFNHRPKDGFEAEHQRSKHQPVTESMATIGG
- the moaD gene encoding molybdopterin converting factor subunit 1 produces the protein MKCTVKTFGITRDITGTREVELEVAEGTTVHEFKQALFKQYPRLATLTSLFIAVNHAYAEDGQVLAVGDEIALIPPVAGG
- a CDS encoding molybdenum cofactor biosynthesis protein MoaE — protein: MIKITPKPIDIQKVIDTASSLGAGAVNVFIGTVRNTAHGKNVLWLEYEAYEAMAVAEIRKIIDEASHRWPLLGWAVSHRIGTLKPGEVSVAIAVSSPHRKDSFEACQFIIDKLKEKAPIWKKEIFQDGEEWISAQPNVASVYN